One window of the Lasioglossum baleicum chromosome 8, iyLasBale1, whole genome shotgun sequence genome contains the following:
- the LOC143211300 gene encoding translation machinery-associated protein 7 homolog, translating to MSGREGGKKKPLKAPKKESKDMDDDDIAFKQKQKEQQKALQEAAKKASQRGPLVTGGIKKSGKK from the coding sequence ATGTCTGGTCGAGAGGGTGGCAAGAAAAAGCCTCTGAAGGCGCCTAAGAAGGAATCAAAGGACATGGACGACGACGACATTGCCTTTAAACAAAAGCAAAAGGAACAACAAAAAGCCCTCCAGGAAGCTGCGAAAAAGGCAAGTCAGAGAGGGCCTCTAGTCACAGGTGGCATAAAGAAATCTGGCAAAAAATGA